Proteins encoded within one genomic window of Nitrospira sp. SG-bin1:
- a CDS encoding glycosyl transferase, whose amino-acid sequence MTPPSSPDSNPWASVIIPIKDERENLSPLIASLLKVMDSHELSRSRPYEILFVDDGSSDGSSDELDRLAREHAQVRVFHFDRNYGKTCALDAGFRQSLGEIIIQIDGDLQQDSEDILKLLPYTASHDLVCGWRQQRQDGFVKMISSRIANPVRNFFTHDGVHDTGCPLKVFRRAVLERIRLFEGMHRFFPALALMHGFTVTEVPVRHYPRIHGVSKYGMGNRLFKSLYDLIAVRWMQNRVLRYKFRDK is encoded by the coding sequence ATGACACCGCCATCCAGTCCCGATTCCAATCCTTGGGCCTCGGTCATCATCCCCATCAAGGATGAACGGGAGAACTTGTCTCCTCTCATTGCAAGTCTCTTGAAAGTCATGGATTCCCACGAGCTGTCGCGCTCGCGCCCATATGAAATTCTCTTCGTTGACGATGGGAGCAGCGACGGCAGCAGCGACGAGCTCGATCGCTTGGCTCGCGAGCATGCGCAGGTGCGGGTATTTCACTTCGACCGCAATTACGGCAAGACCTGCGCGCTTGATGCGGGCTTTCGGCAATCTTTGGGCGAGATCATCATCCAGATTGACGGCGATCTTCAGCAAGACAGCGAAGATATCTTGAAGCTGCTGCCTTATACCGCGTCTCACGACCTGGTCTGCGGATGGAGGCAACAACGACAGGACGGATTCGTAAAGATGATCTCCTCCCGGATCGCGAACCCCGTGCGAAACTTTTTCACTCATGACGGTGTCCATGATACGGGATGCCCGCTCAAGGTTTTCCGGCGCGCCGTGCTGGAACGCATCCGGCTCTTTGAGGGCATGCATCGGTTTTTCCCGGCGCTGGCCTTGATGCATGGATTTACGGTGACCGAGGTGCCGGTCCGACACTATCCCCGCATTCATGGCGTGTCCAAATACGGCATGGGGAACCGTCTGTTCAAGTCGCTGTACGATCTGATCGCGGTTCGATGGATGCAGAATCGTGTGTTGCGCTACAAATTCCGTGACAAGTGA
- a CDS encoding Lipid A biosynthesis, N-terminal, whose protein sequence is MSTETIWLGIGFLGQGLFFGRWLVQWIASERSAESRVPISFWYMSLIGGLITLAYAIYRMDPVFISGQGLGAVVYLRNLVLIHRADHTKNQPRPQA, encoded by the coding sequence ATGTCTACTGAGACCATCTGGCTTGGCATCGGCTTTCTTGGCCAAGGACTTTTTTTTGGCCGTTGGCTGGTTCAATGGATCGCTTCCGAGCGGAGCGCCGAGAGCCGCGTCCCTATCTCCTTCTGGTACATGAGTCTCATCGGAGGGTTGATTACGCTTGCTTACGCGATTTACCGCATGGACCCGGTGTTTATCTCTGGGCAAGGACTCGGCGCGGTCGTGTATTTGCGCAACCTAGTCCTCATTCACCGCGCCGATCACACCAAGAACCAGCCTCGGCCGCAAGCATGA